In a genomic window of Nomascus leucogenys isolate Asia chromosome 4, Asia_NLE_v1, whole genome shotgun sequence:
- the FAM3D gene encoding protein FAM3D, whose product MRVSGVLRLLALIFAIVTTWMFIRSYMSFSMKTIRLPRWLAASRTKEIQIKKYKCGLIKPCPANHFAFKICSGAANVLGPTMCFEDHMIMSPVKNNVGRGLNIALVNGTTGAVLGQRAFDMYSGDITHLVKFLKEIPGGALVLVASYDDPGTKMNDESRKLFSDLGSSYAKQLGFRDSWVFIGTKDLRSKSPFEQFLKNSPDTNKYEGWPELLEMEGCVPPKPF is encoded by the exons ATGAGAGTGTCAG GTGTGCTTCGCCTCCTGGCCCTCATCTTTGCCATAGTCACGACATGGATGTTTATTCGAAGCTACATGAGCTTCAGCATGAAAACCATCCGTCTGCCACGCTGGCTGG CAGCCTCGCGCACCAAGGAGATCC AGATTAAAAAGTACAAGTGTGGCCTCATCAAGCCCTGCCCAGCCAACCACTTTGCGTTTAAAATCTGCAGTGGGGCCGCCAACGTCCTGGGCCCCACTATGTGCTTTGAAGACCACAT GATCATGAGTCCTGTGAAAAACAACGTGGGCAGAGGCCTAAACATCGCCCTGGTGAATG GAACCACGGGAGCTGTGCTGGGACAGAGGGCATTTGACATGTACTCTGGAG ATATTACGCACCTAGtgaaattccttaaagaaattCCGGGGGGTGCACTGGTGCTGGTGGCCTCCTACGACGACCCAGGGACCAA AATGAATGATGAAAGCAGGAAACTCTTCTCTGACTTGGGGAGTTCCTACGCAAAACAACTGGGCTTCCGGGACAGCTGGGTCTTCATAGGCACCAAAGATCTCAGGAGTAAAAGCCCCTTTGAGCAG tTCTTAAAGAACAGCCCAGACACAAACAAATACGAGGGATGGCCAGAGCTGCTGGAGATGGAGGGCTGCGTGCCCCCGAAGCCATTTTAG